From Permianibacter aggregans, a single genomic window includes:
- a CDS encoding isovaleryl-CoA dehydrogenase — protein sequence MYPSLDFALGDTANMIREMVRAFAEKEIAPIAAEVDHKNEFPNQLWRKFGELGLLGITVEEEYGGSGMGYLEHVVAMEEISRASASIGLSYGAHSNLCVNQIRKNGNEEQKRKYLPKLCSGEHVGALAMSEPGAGSDVVSMRLKADKKGDAYVLNGNKMWITNGPDADTLVVYAKTDGNAGPKGITAFIIEKGMKGFSTAQKLDKLGMRGSNTCELVFEDCEVPEANILGKLNEGVRVLMSGLDYERAVLSAGPLGIMQACLDVVLPYVHERKQFGQAIGEFQFIQGKVADMYTTLNASRAYIYAVAKACDRGETTRKDAAAAILFSAENATKMALEAIQVLGGNGYINEYPTGRLLRDAKLYEIGAGTSEIRRMLIGRELFKETA from the coding sequence ATGTATCCTTCTCTCGATTTTGCGCTCGGCGACACCGCCAACATGATTCGTGAAATGGTGCGTGCATTCGCCGAAAAGGAAATCGCCCCGATTGCCGCTGAAGTCGATCACAAGAACGAATTCCCCAATCAACTGTGGCGCAAATTTGGCGAGCTGGGTTTACTCGGCATCACCGTCGAAGAGGAATACGGCGGCTCAGGCATGGGCTATCTTGAGCACGTAGTCGCCATGGAGGAAATTTCCCGCGCTTCAGCATCGATTGGTCTGTCGTACGGCGCCCATTCCAACCTCTGCGTCAATCAAATTCGCAAGAACGGCAACGAAGAACAAAAGCGTAAATACCTGCCGAAACTGTGTTCGGGTGAGCACGTCGGCGCGCTGGCGATGTCTGAGCCAGGTGCCGGTTCCGATGTCGTCTCAATGCGCCTGAAAGCCGATAAAAAAGGCGATGCGTATGTGCTTAACGGCAACAAGATGTGGATCACCAATGGTCCGGATGCCGACACGCTGGTCGTCTACGCGAAAACCGATGGCAATGCCGGCCCGAAAGGCATTACCGCGTTCATTATCGAAAAAGGCATGAAAGGTTTCAGCACCGCGCAAAAGCTTGACAAGCTTGGTATGCGCGGTTCGAACACCTGCGAGTTGGTGTTCGAAGATTGCGAAGTACCGGAAGCAAACATTCTCGGCAAATTGAACGAAGGCGTACGCGTACTGATGAGCGGCCTTGATTATGAACGCGCCGTGCTGTCGGCCGGTCCGCTTGGTATCATGCAGGCGTGTCTGGACGTGGTGCTGCCCTATGTTCATGAGCGCAAGCAGTTCGGTCAGGCCATCGGCGAGTTTCAGTTCATTCAGGGCAAAGTCGCTGACATGTACACCACGCTGAACGCCAGTCGCGCCTATATTTACGCGGTAGCGAAAGCCTGTGACCGGGGCGAAACCACGCGCAAAGATGCGGCGGCAGCCATTCTGTTCTCGGCCGAAAACGCCACGAAAATGGCGCTGGAAGCGATTCAGGTGCTCGGTGGTAACGGTTACATCAACGAGTACCCGACCGGCCGACTGCTGCGTGACGCGAAGTTATATGAAATCGGTGCCGGCACCAGCGAGATTCGCCGTATGCTGATCGGCCGCGAGTTGTTCAAGGAAACGGCGTAA
- a CDS encoding acetyl-CoA C-acetyltransferase: MSQDPIVIVSVARTPMGGFQGSLSALSAPELGAHAIKAALSRANLAAEQVDEVLMGCVLHAGLGQAPARQASIGAGIPKSVPCTTISKVCGSGMKAVMFAHDAILAGSNHVLVAGGMESMSNAPYLLPKARGGMRLGHGQVLDHMFFDGLEDAYDKGRLMGTFAEETAKAYGFSREQQDEFAITSTKRAQQAIADGSFDWEVEPVTVADRKGEVVVKIDEQPGNAKIDKIPTLKPAFAKDGTVTAANSSSISDGAAALVLMRESEAKKRGLTPLARIHGHASHARQPAQFTTAPVGAIEKLFEKTGWSDAHVDLYEINEAFAVVTMAAMKDLKIDQNKVNVHGGACALGHPIGASGARLIVTLIGALRTHGKKRGVASLCIGGGEATAMAIELI; the protein is encoded by the coding sequence ATGTCGCAAGATCCTATCGTCATCGTTTCTGTCGCCCGCACGCCAATGGGCGGATTTCAGGGTTCCCTTTCCGCGCTGAGTGCGCCAGAGCTTGGCGCCCACGCCATCAAAGCGGCGTTGAGCCGCGCCAATCTGGCCGCCGAACAAGTTGATGAAGTATTGATGGGCTGCGTGCTGCACGCCGGCCTGGGTCAGGCCCCTGCCCGCCAAGCGTCGATTGGCGCCGGTATTCCGAAAAGCGTGCCTTGCACAACCATTTCCAAAGTCTGCGGCTCGGGCATGAAAGCCGTAATGTTCGCGCACGACGCGATTCTGGCTGGCAGCAATCATGTGCTGGTTGCCGGCGGCATGGAAAGCATGAGCAACGCCCCTTACTTGCTGCCGAAAGCGCGTGGCGGCATGCGCCTCGGCCACGGCCAGGTGCTCGACCACATGTTCTTCGACGGGCTCGAAGACGCCTATGACAAAGGTCGTCTGATGGGCACGTTCGCTGAAGAAACCGCTAAAGCCTATGGTTTCAGTCGCGAACAGCAGGACGAATTTGCCATTACCTCAACCAAGCGCGCGCAACAGGCCATTGCCGATGGCTCGTTTGATTGGGAAGTCGAGCCGGTCACCGTTGCTGATCGCAAAGGTGAAGTCGTCGTCAAAATCGACGAACAACCGGGCAACGCCAAAATCGACAAGATTCCTACATTGAAACCAGCATTCGCCAAAGACGGCACCGTTACTGCCGCCAACTCCTCATCGATTTCCGACGGCGCCGCCGCGCTGGTATTGATGCGCGAAAGCGAAGCGAAAAAACGCGGCCTGACTCCATTGGCCCGTATTCATGGCCACGCCAGCCACGCCCGTCAACCGGCGCAATTCACAACGGCTCCGGTCGGTGCGATTGAAAAACTGTTCGAGAAAACTGGCTGGAGCGATGCTCACGTTGATCTGTACGAAATCAATGAAGCCTTCGCCGTGGTCACGATGGCGGCGATGAAAGATCTGAAGATCGATCAGAACAAAGTCAACGTCCATGGCGGTGCCTGTGCCCTCGGCCACCCGATTGGTGCGTCCGGCGCTCGCTTGATCGTGACCTTGATCGGCGCATTACGTACTCACGGTAAAAAGCGTGGCGTTGCCAGCCTCTGTATCGGTGGCGGCGAAGCGACAGCAATGGCTATTGAACTGATCTAA
- a CDS encoding acyl-CoA dehydrogenase: protein MLLTEEQRMIRDAARDFVQNRITPFAHEWDKNKTFPKDAIQGLGELGFLGMTIPEQWGGSNIGYISAALVIEEIAAGDAACSTIVAVNNSVACMPIYAFGNDAQKEKFLKPLASGKMLGAFCLTEPHAGSDASDLRTKAVKDGDHYVLNGSKQFITSGKNAGVAIVFAVTDPSAGKKGISAFIVPTDTPGYQVARIEEKLGQHASDTAQIVFDNCRIPAENLLGKEGEGYKIALSNLEGGRIGIGAQAVGIARAALEAAVRYAEERKAFGKPLADHQAVSFSLAQVATEIEAARLMYLQAAALREAGQPCLKEASMAKLFCSQVVERACSAAIQVHGGYGYLTDFPVEKYYRDQRVCQIYEGTSEVQKLVIGRSLFQH, encoded by the coding sequence ATGTTGCTAACTGAAGAACAACGCATGATTCGCGACGCCGCGCGCGATTTCGTCCAGAACCGCATTACCCCGTTTGCCCACGAATGGGACAAAAACAAAACCTTTCCGAAAGACGCCATTCAAGGTTTGGGCGAACTCGGTTTTCTCGGCATGACCATTCCGGAACAATGGGGCGGCTCGAATATCGGTTACATTTCTGCGGCGCTGGTTATCGAAGAAATCGCGGCCGGTGATGCCGCCTGTTCGACCATCGTTGCCGTCAACAACTCGGTTGCCTGCATGCCGATTTACGCGTTCGGTAATGACGCGCAAAAAGAAAAATTCCTGAAGCCGCTTGCCTCCGGGAAAATGCTTGGCGCGTTCTGTTTGACCGAACCGCATGCCGGTTCCGATGCTTCTGACCTGCGCACCAAGGCCGTCAAAGATGGCGATCATTATGTGTTGAACGGCAGCAAGCAATTCATTACCTCCGGCAAGAACGCTGGTGTTGCCATTGTTTTTGCTGTCACCGATCCCTCGGCCGGCAAGAAAGGCATCAGCGCCTTTATCGTGCCGACTGACACGCCCGGATACCAGGTCGCGCGCATCGAAGAAAAACTCGGTCAGCACGCGTCTGACACGGCACAGATTGTTTTCGACAATTGCCGTATTCCGGCTGAAAACCTGCTCGGCAAAGAAGGCGAAGGCTATAAGATTGCCCTGTCGAATCTGGAAGGCGGTCGCATTGGCATAGGCGCGCAAGCAGTGGGTATCGCCCGTGCGGCACTGGAAGCCGCTGTCCGTTACGCCGAAGAACGCAAAGCCTTTGGCAAACCGCTGGCTGATCATCAGGCCGTATCGTTTTCGTTGGCGCAGGTTGCCACCGAGATTGAAGCCGCGCGTTTGATGTATTTACAAGCCGCGGCATTGCGTGAAGCCGGTCAGCCTTGTTTGAAAGAAGCATCGATGGCCAAACTTTTCTGCAGTCAGGTCGTTGAGCGTGCCTGCTCGGCGGCGATTCAGGTACACGGTGGTTACGGTTATCTGACCGATTTTCCGGTTGAGAAGTATTACCGCGATCAGCGCGTCTGCCAGATTTATGAAGGCACATCAGAAGTGCAGAAGCTGGTTATTGGCCGCTCACTGTTCCAACACTGA
- a CDS encoding MerR family transcriptional regulator has translation MKQTFSISDLAREFDVTPRSLRHYEDEGLLSPERQGQQRIYSVRDRVRLALIIRGKNIGFSLAEIREIIDLYDLPHGEELQAQVLRAKIARRRASLLEQRSNIDHMLQELEAIDSRIQSVKVKT, from the coding sequence ATGAAACAGACCTTCTCAATCTCTGATCTCGCCCGGGAATTCGATGTAACCCCCCGCTCTCTGCGCCATTACGAAGATGAAGGCCTGCTTTCTCCAGAGCGTCAGGGCCAGCAGCGCATTTACAGCGTCCGTGACCGGGTGCGTCTGGCATTGATTATCCGCGGCAAGAACATCGGTTTCTCACTGGCGGAAATCCGCGAAATTATCGATCTCTACGATTTGCCGCACGGCGAAGAGCTTCAGGCTCAGGTGTTGCGCGCCAAAATCGCCCGCCGCCGCGCCTCGCTGCTCGAACAACGCAGCAACATTGATCACATGCTGCAGGAACTGGAAGCGATTGATTCCCGTATCCAATCCGTAAAAGTCAAAACCTGA
- a CDS encoding enoyl-CoA hydratase/isomerase family protein, with the protein METTAIVINKDERGVATITLNRPDVHNAFDDALIRDMTVALQNFNADESVRVVVLRSTGKSFSAGADLNWMKRMASYSWNQNYQDSLGLATLMQTLASMRQPTVAVVQGAAFGGGVGLVACCDIALASDKASFCLSEVKLGLIPAVISPYVIEAIGARAAKRYFVSAERFPAETALRLGLVHELFDAEQLEQAADTLIDTILSNGPVAVLEAKKLIKQVEGKVIDEELIRHTAQKISDIRASAEGKEGIGAFLEKRSPNWNVKPATDID; encoded by the coding sequence ATGGAAACGACTGCGATTGTAATCAATAAAGATGAACGCGGCGTCGCGACGATTACGCTCAATCGTCCGGATGTGCACAATGCGTTCGACGATGCATTAATCCGCGACATGACTGTTGCGTTGCAGAATTTCAACGCTGATGAAAGCGTACGCGTCGTCGTGTTGCGTTCGACCGGAAAAAGTTTTTCCGCCGGCGCCGATTTGAACTGGATGAAACGCATGGCCAGTTACTCCTGGAACCAGAATTACCAGGACTCACTCGGTTTGGCGACGTTAATGCAAACGCTGGCTTCAATGCGTCAGCCGACGGTTGCCGTCGTGCAAGGCGCCGCATTCGGTGGCGGTGTGGGTCTGGTTGCCTGCTGCGATATCGCGCTAGCCTCTGATAAAGCCAGCTTTTGTTTATCGGAAGTCAAACTCGGTTTGATTCCGGCGGTGATTTCGCCTTATGTGATCGAAGCCATCGGCGCGCGTGCGGCCAAACGCTATTTCGTTTCCGCGGAGCGCTTTCCGGCCGAAACAGCATTGCGTTTGGGCTTGGTGCATGAGTTATTCGATGCCGAGCAACTCGAACAAGCGGCCGATACCTTGATTGACACGATACTCAGCAATGGCCCCGTCGCCGTGCTGGAAGCGAAAAAGCTGATCAAACAAGTTGAAGGCAAAGTGATTGATGAAGAATTGATTCGTCACACGGCGCAAAAGATTTCCGATATTCGTGCCTCGGCAGAAGGCAAAGAAGGTATCGGTGCATTTCTGGAAAAGCGCAGCCCGAACTGGAACGTTAAACCCGCTACGGATATAGATTGA
- a CDS encoding carboxyl transferase domain-containing protein encodes MPVIQSTINARSAEFKANAESMQALVDDLRAKMKVIADGGGAKANEKHLSRGKLLPRDRIRQLLDIGSPFLELSQFAAWDMYGTSVPAAGIITGIGRVAGRECLIVCNDATVKGGTYFPMTVKKHLRAQEIARENRLPCIYLVDSGGANLPQQDEVFPDKDHFGRIFFNQATMSADGIPQIAVVMGSCTAGGAYVPAMADESIIVKEQGTIFLGGPPLVKAATGEVVSAEELGGADTHCKLSGVTDHYAHNDQHALQLARQIVSNLNIVKQMPLAIREPREPLYPPEEIYGVVPNDLRKPFDVRDVIARVVDGSELDEFKPLYGSTLVCGFAHIHGYPVGIVANNGILFSESALKGAHFIELCAQRKIPLVFLQNITGFMVGKKYEQSGIAKNGAKMVTAVACANVPKFTVIIGGSFGAGNYGMCGRAYSPRFMWMWPNARISVMGGEQAANVLAQVKLDNFEKEGKTWPLEEQEAFKKPIREQYEQQGHPYYASARLWDDGIIDPADTRRVLGMGLSAAMNAPIEETKFGVFRM; translated from the coding sequence ATGCCGGTAATTCAGTCCACGATCAATGCGCGCAGCGCCGAATTCAAAGCCAATGCCGAAAGCATGCAGGCATTGGTAGATGATCTGCGCGCCAAAATGAAAGTCATTGCCGATGGCGGTGGCGCCAAGGCCAATGAAAAACATCTGTCGCGCGGCAAATTGCTGCCTCGCGATCGCATTCGCCAGCTACTCGATATCGGCTCGCCGTTTCTGGAGCTGTCGCAATTCGCGGCCTGGGATATGTATGGCACCTCGGTGCCGGCAGCCGGCATCATCACCGGTATTGGTCGCGTTGCCGGTCGCGAATGTTTGATCGTCTGCAATGACGCCACGGTCAAAGGCGGCACTTATTTTCCGATGACCGTGAAAAAACACCTGCGCGCTCAGGAAATCGCTCGCGAGAATCGCCTGCCCTGCATTTACTTGGTCGATTCCGGTGGCGCCAACCTGCCGCAGCAGGATGAAGTATTTCCGGACAAGGATCATTTCGGCCGCATCTTCTTTAATCAGGCAACGATGTCAGCCGATGGCATTCCCCAGATCGCGGTGGTCATGGGCTCCTGTACTGCCGGCGGTGCTTATGTACCGGCGATGGCCGACGAATCGATTATCGTTAAAGAGCAAGGCACGATTTTCCTTGGCGGTCCGCCACTGGTGAAAGCGGCAACGGGTGAAGTGGTTTCTGCCGAAGAACTCGGCGGCGCCGATACCCATTGCAAACTGAGTGGCGTTACCGATCATTACGCCCACAACGATCAACATGCACTGCAACTGGCGCGGCAAATTGTTTCCAATTTGAATATCGTCAAGCAAATGCCACTGGCTATTCGTGAGCCGCGTGAGCCTCTGTACCCACCGGAAGAAATTTACGGTGTGGTGCCGAACGATCTGCGTAAGCCATTCGATGTTCGCGATGTCATCGCCCGCGTCGTTGACGGCTCGGAACTCGATGAATTCAAACCACTGTACGGCAGTACACTGGTTTGCGGTTTTGCGCATATTCACGGTTACCCGGTTGGCATCGTGGCCAACAACGGCATCCTGTTCTCGGAATCCGCGCTGAAAGGTGCGCATTTCATCGAACTCTGTGCCCAGCGCAAAATCCCGCTGGTTTTCCTGCAGAACATCACCGGCTTCATGGTCGGTAAAAAATACGAGCAAAGCGGTATCGCCAAGAACGGGGCAAAAATGGTGACGGCAGTTGCCTGCGCCAATGTGCCGAAATTCACCGTGATCATCGGTGGTTCATTTGGCGCCGGTAACTACGGCATGTGCGGTCGCGCTTACAGCCCACGCTTTATGTGGATGTGGCCGAATGCGCGTATTTCCGTTATGGGTGGTGAGCAGGCGGCCAACGTATTGGCCCAGGTCAAACTCGATAATTTCGAGAAAGAAGGCAAAACCTGGCCGCTGGAAGAACAGGAAGCGTTCAAGAAACCGATTCGCGAACAATATGAGCAGCAAGGCCACCCCTACTACGCCAGTGCGCGTTTGTGGGATGACGGCATTATCGATCCCGCCGATACGCGTCGTGTACTCGGCATGGGCCTGTCGGCGGCGATGAACGCCCCGATTGAAGAAACCAAATTCGGCGTATTCAGGATGTAA
- the uvrC gene encoding excinuclease ABC subunit UvrC yields MSKSPEQTGDEPVSRLIDAPEKLRDRLKVLSTGPGVYRMLDSKGETLYVGKAKNLKNRVSSYFRREVDSVKTAALVELVCDIAITLTGSESEALVLEYNLIQQYLPRFNILLRDDKSYPHVFMSADKFPRLAIHRGPRKEKGRYFGPYPSAGAVRQSLYLLQKLFKVRQCENSFFANRSRPCLQYQIERCKAPCVGYVSEQEYADDVRLTAMFYEGRNQAVIDELANQMERASEKLEFEQAAQKRDQIAMLRKVLDRQRVSADGGDVDVVAGVIEKGMACVYVLHVRDGRVSGSHAELPPLPEGSEFNELIDAFLTQFYLAEREIPREIIHNGSDETSEALAELLSERTQRKTRVATQVRGDRLAWLNMAKRNAENSIASRFAQQAEAQKRGEQLRELFALDVVPTRFECFDISHTMGESTVASCVVFDLAGPRKSDYRRFNIEGITPGDDYAAMYQALSRRYARLKKGEGVLPDLLFIDGGPGQLRQAQQILEEMQIDTVLAIGIAKGPDRRVGQEELHVTGWPKPVQLPADSSLLHFIQQIRDEAHRFAITGHRQRRSKTRNRSPLEGITGIGPARRKELLRRFGGLQELTKAGVDDIAAVPGISRALAERIYRALHP; encoded by the coding sequence ATGTCCAAATCCCCAGAACAAACCGGCGACGAGCCGGTTTCGCGTCTTATTGATGCACCGGAAAAACTGCGCGACCGGCTGAAGGTGCTGAGCACTGGCCCCGGCGTCTATCGTATGCTCGACAGCAAAGGGGAAACGCTGTACGTCGGCAAAGCCAAGAATCTGAAGAATCGGGTGTCGAGTTATTTCCGGCGCGAAGTCGACAGCGTCAAAACGGCGGCACTGGTTGAACTCGTTTGCGATATCGCGATCACGCTGACCGGTTCGGAAAGCGAAGCGCTGGTGCTCGAATACAATCTGATTCAGCAATACCTGCCGCGTTTCAACATTCTGCTGCGCGACGATAAGTCTTATCCACATGTGTTTATGTCCGCAGATAAATTTCCGCGACTGGCGATTCACCGCGGGCCACGCAAAGAAAAAGGCCGCTATTTTGGACCTTATCCTAGCGCCGGTGCGGTTCGACAATCGCTGTATTTGTTGCAGAAACTGTTCAAAGTGCGGCAATGCGAAAACAGTTTTTTTGCCAATCGTTCGCGGCCGTGTCTGCAGTATCAGATCGAGCGTTGCAAGGCGCCCTGCGTTGGCTATGTCAGCGAACAGGAATACGCCGATGATGTGCGCCTGACGGCGATGTTCTACGAAGGTCGCAATCAAGCCGTCATTGATGAGCTCGCCAATCAGATGGAGCGGGCTTCGGAAAAGCTGGAGTTTGAGCAAGCAGCACAGAAGCGCGATCAAATCGCGATGCTGCGCAAAGTGCTCGATCGTCAACGCGTGTCAGCCGATGGCGGTGATGTCGATGTCGTCGCCGGTGTCATTGAAAAAGGCATGGCCTGCGTTTACGTGCTGCATGTTCGTGATGGCCGGGTATCCGGCAGCCATGCCGAGCTGCCGCCGTTGCCGGAAGGCTCCGAATTTAACGAACTGATCGATGCGTTCCTAACGCAGTTTTATCTGGCTGAGCGGGAAATTCCGCGTGAGATTATTCATAACGGCAGCGATGAAACGTCCGAAGCGTTGGCGGAGTTGCTATCGGAACGCACGCAGCGAAAAACTCGCGTCGCGACACAGGTGCGTGGCGATCGGCTGGCTTGGTTGAACATGGCCAAACGCAATGCCGAGAACTCGATTGCCAGCCGTTTTGCCCAGCAAGCGGAAGCGCAAAAGCGTGGTGAACAGCTGCGAGAATTGTTCGCTCTTGATGTCGTGCCGACACGTTTTGAATGTTTCGATATCAGCCACACGATGGGCGAGTCGACAGTGGCTTCTTGCGTGGTGTTCGATTTAGCCGGGCCGCGTAAAAGCGATTACCGGCGTTTCAATATTGAAGGCATTACACCCGGTGATGATTACGCGGCGATGTACCAGGCGCTATCGCGCCGTTATGCGCGTCTGAAAAAAGGCGAGGGCGTGTTGCCGGATCTGCTGTTTATCGATGGCGGTCCTGGACAGCTGCGTCAGGCACAACAAATTCTTGAAGAGATGCAAATCGATACCGTATTGGCAATTGGTATTGCCAAGGGGCCGGATCGGCGTGTCGGCCAGGAAGAACTGCATGTGACCGGCTGGCCAAAGCCAGTACAATTGCCTGCCGACTCCAGTTTGCTGCATTTCATTCAGCAGATTCGCGATGAGGCACATCGTTTTGCCATCACCGGGCATCGCCAGCGTCGCTCTAAGACCCGCAATCGTTCCCCGCTGGAAGGTATCACCGGTATCGGTCCGGCCCGACGTAAAGAGCTGCTGCGCCGCTTTGGTGGTCTGCAGGAACTGACCAAGGCTGGCGTTGATGATATCGCCGCCGTTCCCGGCATTTCACGGGCATTGGCCGAACGCATTTATCGCGCGCTGCACCCGTAA
- the rmf gene encoding ribosome modulation factor → MKRQKRDRLSRAQTRGYQAGLEGKSRETCPYSSTDFREHWIGGWREAKTYLQGEHLL, encoded by the coding sequence ATGAAGAGACAAAAACGCGATCGCTTAAGTCGTGCCCAAACTCGTGGTTACCAAGCGGGTTTGGAAGGCAAGAGCCGGGAAACCTGTCCTTATTCATCGACCGACTTTCGGGAACATTGGATAGGGGGTTGGCGCGAAGCGAAAACGTATCTTCAAGGAGAACACCTGCTTTAG
- the uvrY gene encoding UvrY/SirA/GacA family response regulator transcription factor, whose product MVKVLLADDHDLVRTGVKRLLEDAGDIKVVGEAASGEDAIRLAKELKPQVILMDANMPGIGGLEATKRILRQVPDAKIIALTVHGDEPFPSKFLQAGAHGYLTKGADVHEMVRAIRQVAGGRRYIAAEVAQQMALRQVTDGEDNPFELLSERETQVMLMVTQGHKVQEIADKLCLSPKTVNSYRYRLFEKLKVNSDVELTHMAIRHGVVQTQQ is encoded by the coding sequence TTGGTTAAAGTATTGCTGGCCGACGACCATGATTTGGTGCGAACTGGCGTCAAGCGTCTGTTGGAAGATGCGGGCGACATCAAAGTTGTCGGTGAAGCGGCGTCTGGCGAAGACGCGATTCGTTTGGCCAAGGAACTCAAACCGCAAGTCATTCTGATGGACGCCAACATGCCGGGCATCGGTGGCCTGGAGGCGACCAAGCGTATTCTGCGCCAGGTGCCGGACGCGAAAATCATCGCGTTGACTGTGCACGGTGACGAACCTTTCCCATCCAAGTTTTTGCAAGCCGGTGCTCATGGTTACCTAACCAAAGGTGCCGATGTTCATGAAATGGTGCGAGCCATTCGGCAAGTGGCCGGTGGTCGCCGTTACATTGCGGCCGAAGTGGCGCAACAAATGGCGCTGCGCCAGGTCACCGATGGCGAGGACAATCCATTCGAATTGTTGTCCGAGCGCGAAACACAGGTGATGTTGATGGTGACGCAAGGTCACAAGGTTCAGGAAATCGCCGACAAGCTTTGTTTGAGTCCAAAAACCGTCAACAGCTACCGTTATCGCCTGTTTGAGAAACTCAAAGTCAACAGCGATGTCGAACTTACCCATATGGCGATACGCCACGGTGTGGTACAAACCCAGCAATAA